Proteins encoded within one genomic window of Tamandua tetradactyla isolate mTamTet1 chromosome 11, mTamTet1.pri, whole genome shotgun sequence:
- the LOC143650009 gene encoding rho GTPase-activating protein 29-like isoform X4, with amino-acid sequence MNKHRNLNSVDLQNAAEMLAAKVKAVNFTEVNEENKNELFQEVFSSIETLAFTFGNILTNFLMGDVGSDSLLRLPVWGENKSFENISVESVDSSNEKGNFSPIELDNVLLNNSGCVELALSYAKTWSKYTKNIVLWVEKKLTLELESTRNIVKLAEATRANIGLQKFMPLQTLFTNALLSDIESSHLLQQTIAALQANKFVQPLLGRKNEMEKQRKEIKELWKQEQNKMLETETALKKAKLLCMQRQDEYEKAKSSMFRAEEEHLFSSGGIVKNLNKLEKKRRLEEEALQKVEEANELYKVCVTNVEERRNDLENTKREILTQLRKLVFQCDLTLKAVTVNLFQMQHLQAASHASNFQSLYDSAKLYDPGQEYTQFVKATNSTEEEKVDESLNKQLKNRTQTSGFGHSDSSEDVICLPGTSNKMEDDRCSNSADITGPFLIRSWTLGMFSDSESTGGSSESRSLDSESISPEDFHRKLPRTPSSGTMSSADDLDEREPPSPSEAVPSSLGAFKKTLMSKAALTHNFRKLRSPTKCRDCESIVVFHGAECEECLMVCHRKCLENLVIICGHQKLPGKIHLFGAEFAQVAKKEPDGVPFILKICASEIENRALRLQGIYRVCGNKVKTEKLCQALENGMHLVDISEFSSHDICDVLKLYLRQLPEPFILFRLYKEFIDLAKEIQRVNEDQETKSDGPEDKKWTIVCIEINRIILKSKDLLRQLPASNFNSLHYLIIHLKRVVDHAEENKMNSKNLGVIFGPSLLRPRQTTAPVSISSLVEYSNQARLVEFLITHSHKIFDGSLQPQDGVVCSTAGVVPQLDQGCLAKTLSSPEEKDSEQFVKTVVFSSKEDIHSADNESKIFEQAPSFEESQQKNNALEKCDDCLIGDRVPLLLDQKIEGVSASQKVEDVYKIPKPLTLKSDKEAGSVESHTRRTKVTIRPVSLPVERLLLASPLNEENGRNMENVSSYKFCKYPAVQGISRKDTSAIVYSKFNVYDTQTLQKTWDKQCESNDRTVKTALIIPNALQEKGVTSIRTNGDHSVNATHPSKPCIEPVRSAREVSERRSSDSNTPAPVRAPRTLQPQHWTTFYKPHTPSSSVRGSEEKPAQSCAAEPSGTACAPLADVVKSVSGSENPSACPGHCVSKFKDNSREQGLPEASATCQRPRLKRMQQFEDLEDDIPQFV; translated from the exons TCTTTTGAAAACATTTCAGTGGAATCAGTGGACTCATCCAATGAAAAAG gaaattTTTCTCCCATAGAACTAGACAATGTGCTATTAAACAACTCTGGCTGTGTAGAATTGGCTTTGTCATATGCCAAAACCTGGTCAAAATATACCAAGAACATAGTTTTGTGGGTTGAGAAAAAGCTTACTTTGG AGTTGGAGTCCACTCGAAATATTGTAAAGTTGGCAGAGGCAACCAGAGCTAACATTGGACTACAG aaGTTTATGCCGCTGCAGACTCTATTTACCAACGCTCTTCTTAGTGATATAGAGAGCAGTCATCTTTTACAACAAACAATTGCTGCTCTCCAAGCCAACAAATTTGTGCAG CCTTTACTtgggaggaaaaatgaaatggaaaaacaaaggaaagaaataaaagaactttgGAAACAGGAGCAAAACAAGATG CTTGAAACAGAAACTGCTcttaaaaaggcaaaattgttATGTATGCAACGTCAAGATGAGTATGAAAAAGCAAAATCTTCCATGTTTCGTGCAGAAGAGGAGCATCTATTTTCAAGTGGAGGAATAGTAAAAAATCTTAACAAGCTAGAAAAAAAGCGAAGGCTGGAAGAGGAGGCCCTTCAAAAA GTAGAAGAAGCAAATGAACTCTACAAAGTATGTGtgacaaatgttgaagaaagACGAAATGATCTAGAAAATaccaaaagagaaattttaacacAACTCCGGAAACTTGTTTTCCAGTGTGATCTTACCCTTAAAGCT GTGACAGTTAACCTTTTCCAGATGCAGCACCTGCAGGCTGCCTCCCATGCAAGTAATTTCCAGTCTCTGTATGACAGCGCCAAACTGTATGACCCAGGCCAAGAATACACTCAATTTGTCAAGGCCACCAATTCAACCGAAGAAGAAAAAGTTGACGA GTCTTTAAATAAACAAttgaaaaacagaacccaaaCTTCTGGATTTGGACATTCAGACTCTTCAGAAGATGTTATATGCCTCCCTGGCACTTCAAATAAAATGGAAGATGACAGATGTTCTAACAGTGCAGATATAACAG GTCCTTTCTTGATAAGATCCTGGACATTAGGGATGTTTAGTGACTCTGAGAGCACTGGAGGGAGCAGTGAATCTAGATCTTTGGATTCAGAATCCATAAGTCCAG AGGACTTTCATCGAAAACTACCACGAACTCCATCTAGTGGAACCATGTCTTCTGCAGATGATCTAGATGAAAGAGAACCACCTTCTCCTTCAGAAGCTG TTCCCAGTTCCCTTGGAGCATTTAAGAAAACGTTGATGTCAAAGGCAGCTCTAACTCACAACTTTCGTAAATTGAGATCCCCCACGAAGTGCAGGGATTGTGAAAGCATTGTTGTATTCCATGGCGCTGAATGTGAAGAG TGTCTCATGGTATGTCACCGCAAGTGTTTGGAAAATTTAGTGATCATTTGTGGACACCAAAAGCTACCTGGGAAAATACACTTATTTGGAGCAGAATTCGCCCAAGTTGCAAAGAAGGAACCAGATGGTGTCCCTTTTATACTTAAAATCTGTGCCTCCGAGATTGAAAATAGAGCCTTGAGGCTACAG GGAATTTACCGTGTATGCGGTaataaagtaaaaactgaaaaactatgTCAAGCGTTGGAAAATGGAATGCACCTGGTagacatttcagaatttagttCACATGACATCTGTGACGTCTTGAAATTATACCTTCGACAG ctccCAGAGCCATTCATTTTATTCAGACTGTACAAGGAATTTATAGACCTTGCTAAAGAAATCCAACGTGTAAATGAAGACCAAGAGACAAAAAGCGATGGCCCTGAGGACAAAAAATGGACAATTGTGTGTATAGAAATCAAccgtattattttaaaaagcaaggacCTTCTCAGGCAATTGCCAGCATCAAATTTTAACAGCCTTCATTACCTCATCATACATCTTAAGCG GGTAGTAGATCATGCTGAAGAAAACAAGATGAACTCCAAAAACTTGGGGGTGATATTTGGACCAAGCCTCCTCAGACCAAGGCAAACCACTGCTCCTGTCAGCATCTCCTCCCTGGTGGAATATTCAAATCAAGCACGATTGGTGGAATTCCTCATTACCCACTCACATAAGATCTTCGATGGGTCCCTACAGCCACAGGATGGGGTGGTGTGTAGTACAGCTGGGGTTGTACCTCAGCTTGATCAAGGCTGTCTTGCAAAGACTCTTTCATCACCGGAAGAGAAAGACTCAGAACAGTTTGTGAAGACAGTGGTTTTTTCTTCAAAGGAA GATATCCATAGTGCGGATAATGAAAGCAAAATTTTTGAACAAGCCCCATCATTTGAGGAATCACAGCAGAAGAATAATGCATTGGAAAAATGTGATGATTGTCTCATTG GTGACAGAGTACCTTTGCTTCTAGATCAAAAAATAGAAGGTGTTTCAGCATCTCAAAAAGTAGAAGATGTTTATAAAATCCCGAAGCCGCTTACTCTGAAATCTGATAAGGAAGCAGGCAGTGTTGAGAGCCATACTCGAAGGACCAAGGTAACAATTAGACCTGTAAGTTTACCTGTAGAGAGGCTACTCCTTGCAAGCCCTCTTAATgaggaaaatggcagaaatatggaaaatgtaaGTTCATACAAGTTTTGCAAGTATCCTGCTGTCCAAGGAATTAGTAGGAAAGACACCTCAGCTATTGTTTATTCAAAATTTAATGTCTATGACACACAAACTCTACAAAAAACTTGGGACAAACAGTGTGAATCAAACGACAGAACTGTAAAGACTGCTCTGATTATACCCAATGCACTCCAGGAAAAAGGAGTGACAAGCATCAGGACTAATGGTGACCATTCAGTCAACGCCACTCATCCCAGTAAGCCATGCATAGAACCTGTCAGGTCTGCAAGAGAGGTATCAGAGAGACGGTCCTCTGATTCGAATACTCCTGCTCCTGTCAGAGCACCGAGAACACTGCAGCCGCAACACTGGACAACATTTTATAAACCACATACTCCCAGTAGCAGTGTAAGGGGGAGCGAAGAGAAGCCTGCTCAGTCCTGTGCAGCGGAGCCTTCTGGCACAGCTTGTGCTCCCCTGGCTGATGTGGTGAAATCAGTTTCAGGCTCAGAAAATCCATCAGCTTGTCCTGGACACTGTGTTAGTAAGTTCAAAGATAACTCCAGGGAACAGGGCCTGCCTGAGGCAAGTGCAACGTGTCAGAGACCAAGGCTAAAACGAATGCAACAGTTTGAAGACCTTGAAGATGACATCCCACAATTTGTATAG
- the LOC143650009 gene encoding rho GTPase-activating protein 29-like isoform X5, with amino-acid sequence MGDVGSDSLLRLPVWGENKSFENISVESVDSSNEKGNFSPIELDNVLLNNSGCVELALSYAKTWSKYTKNIVLWVEKKLTLELESTRNIVKLAEATRANIGLQKFMPLQTLFTNALLSDIESSHLLQQTIAALQANKFVQPLLGRKNEMEKQRKEIKELWKQEQNKMLETETALKKAKLLCMQRQDEYEKAKSSMFRAEEEHLFSSGGIVKNLNKLEKKRRLEEEALQKVEEANELYKVCVTNVEERRNDLENTKREILTQLRKLVFQCDLTLKAVTVNLFQMQHLQAASHASNFQSLYDSAKLYDPGQEYTQFVKATNSTEEEKVDESLNKQLKNRTQTSGFGHSDSSEDVICLPGTSNKMEDDRCSNSADITGPFLIRSWTLGMFSDSESTGGSSESRSLDSESISPEDFHRKLPRTPSSGTMSSADDLDEREPPSPSEAVPSSLGAFKKTLMSKAALTHNFRKLRSPTKCRDCESIVVFHGAECEECLMVCHRKCLENLVIICGHQKLPGKIHLFGAEFAQVAKKEPDGVPFILKICASEIENRALRLQGIYRVCGNKVKTEKLCQALENGMHLVDISEFSSHDICDVLKLYLRQLPEPFILFRLYKEFIDLAKEIQRVNEDQETKSDGPEDKKWTIVCIEINRIILKSKDLLRQLPASNFNSLHYLIIHLKRVVDHAEENKMNSKNLGVIFGPSLLRPRQTTAPVSISSLVEYSNQARLVEFLITHSHKIFDGSLQPQDGVVCSTAGVVPQLDQGCLAKTLSSPEEKDSEQFVKTVVFSSKEDIHSADNESKIFEQAPSFEESQQKNNALEKCDDCLIGDRVPLLLDQKIEGVSASQKVEDVYKIPKPLTLKSDKEAGSVESHTRRTKVTIRPVSLPVERLLLASPLNEENGRNMENVSSYKFCKYPAVQGISRKDTSAIVYSKFNVYDTQTLQKTWDKQCESNDRTVKTALIIPNALQEKGVTSIRTNGDHSVNATHPSKPCIEPVRSAREVSERRSSDSNTPAPVRAPRTLQPQHWTTFYKPHTPSSSVRGSEEKPAQSCAAEPSGTACAPLADVVKSVSGSENPSACPGHCVSKFKDNSREQGLPEASATCQRPRLKRMQQFEDLEDDIPQFV; translated from the exons TCTTTTGAAAACATTTCAGTGGAATCAGTGGACTCATCCAATGAAAAAG gaaattTTTCTCCCATAGAACTAGACAATGTGCTATTAAACAACTCTGGCTGTGTAGAATTGGCTTTGTCATATGCCAAAACCTGGTCAAAATATACCAAGAACATAGTTTTGTGGGTTGAGAAAAAGCTTACTTTGG AGTTGGAGTCCACTCGAAATATTGTAAAGTTGGCAGAGGCAACCAGAGCTAACATTGGACTACAG aaGTTTATGCCGCTGCAGACTCTATTTACCAACGCTCTTCTTAGTGATATAGAGAGCAGTCATCTTTTACAACAAACAATTGCTGCTCTCCAAGCCAACAAATTTGTGCAG CCTTTACTtgggaggaaaaatgaaatggaaaaacaaaggaaagaaataaaagaactttgGAAACAGGAGCAAAACAAGATG CTTGAAACAGAAACTGCTcttaaaaaggcaaaattgttATGTATGCAACGTCAAGATGAGTATGAAAAAGCAAAATCTTCCATGTTTCGTGCAGAAGAGGAGCATCTATTTTCAAGTGGAGGAATAGTAAAAAATCTTAACAAGCTAGAAAAAAAGCGAAGGCTGGAAGAGGAGGCCCTTCAAAAA GTAGAAGAAGCAAATGAACTCTACAAAGTATGTGtgacaaatgttgaagaaagACGAAATGATCTAGAAAATaccaaaagagaaattttaacacAACTCCGGAAACTTGTTTTCCAGTGTGATCTTACCCTTAAAGCT GTGACAGTTAACCTTTTCCAGATGCAGCACCTGCAGGCTGCCTCCCATGCAAGTAATTTCCAGTCTCTGTATGACAGCGCCAAACTGTATGACCCAGGCCAAGAATACACTCAATTTGTCAAGGCCACCAATTCAACCGAAGAAGAAAAAGTTGACGA GTCTTTAAATAAACAAttgaaaaacagaacccaaaCTTCTGGATTTGGACATTCAGACTCTTCAGAAGATGTTATATGCCTCCCTGGCACTTCAAATAAAATGGAAGATGACAGATGTTCTAACAGTGCAGATATAACAG GTCCTTTCTTGATAAGATCCTGGACATTAGGGATGTTTAGTGACTCTGAGAGCACTGGAGGGAGCAGTGAATCTAGATCTTTGGATTCAGAATCCATAAGTCCAG AGGACTTTCATCGAAAACTACCACGAACTCCATCTAGTGGAACCATGTCTTCTGCAGATGATCTAGATGAAAGAGAACCACCTTCTCCTTCAGAAGCTG TTCCCAGTTCCCTTGGAGCATTTAAGAAAACGTTGATGTCAAAGGCAGCTCTAACTCACAACTTTCGTAAATTGAGATCCCCCACGAAGTGCAGGGATTGTGAAAGCATTGTTGTATTCCATGGCGCTGAATGTGAAGAG TGTCTCATGGTATGTCACCGCAAGTGTTTGGAAAATTTAGTGATCATTTGTGGACACCAAAAGCTACCTGGGAAAATACACTTATTTGGAGCAGAATTCGCCCAAGTTGCAAAGAAGGAACCAGATGGTGTCCCTTTTATACTTAAAATCTGTGCCTCCGAGATTGAAAATAGAGCCTTGAGGCTACAG GGAATTTACCGTGTATGCGGTaataaagtaaaaactgaaaaactatgTCAAGCGTTGGAAAATGGAATGCACCTGGTagacatttcagaatttagttCACATGACATCTGTGACGTCTTGAAATTATACCTTCGACAG ctccCAGAGCCATTCATTTTATTCAGACTGTACAAGGAATTTATAGACCTTGCTAAAGAAATCCAACGTGTAAATGAAGACCAAGAGACAAAAAGCGATGGCCCTGAGGACAAAAAATGGACAATTGTGTGTATAGAAATCAAccgtattattttaaaaagcaaggacCTTCTCAGGCAATTGCCAGCATCAAATTTTAACAGCCTTCATTACCTCATCATACATCTTAAGCG GGTAGTAGATCATGCTGAAGAAAACAAGATGAACTCCAAAAACTTGGGGGTGATATTTGGACCAAGCCTCCTCAGACCAAGGCAAACCACTGCTCCTGTCAGCATCTCCTCCCTGGTGGAATATTCAAATCAAGCACGATTGGTGGAATTCCTCATTACCCACTCACATAAGATCTTCGATGGGTCCCTACAGCCACAGGATGGGGTGGTGTGTAGTACAGCTGGGGTTGTACCTCAGCTTGATCAAGGCTGTCTTGCAAAGACTCTTTCATCACCGGAAGAGAAAGACTCAGAACAGTTTGTGAAGACAGTGGTTTTTTCTTCAAAGGAA GATATCCATAGTGCGGATAATGAAAGCAAAATTTTTGAACAAGCCCCATCATTTGAGGAATCACAGCAGAAGAATAATGCATTGGAAAAATGTGATGATTGTCTCATTG GTGACAGAGTACCTTTGCTTCTAGATCAAAAAATAGAAGGTGTTTCAGCATCTCAAAAAGTAGAAGATGTTTATAAAATCCCGAAGCCGCTTACTCTGAAATCTGATAAGGAAGCAGGCAGTGTTGAGAGCCATACTCGAAGGACCAAGGTAACAATTAGACCTGTAAGTTTACCTGTAGAGAGGCTACTCCTTGCAAGCCCTCTTAATgaggaaaatggcagaaatatggaaaatgtaaGTTCATACAAGTTTTGCAAGTATCCTGCTGTCCAAGGAATTAGTAGGAAAGACACCTCAGCTATTGTTTATTCAAAATTTAATGTCTATGACACACAAACTCTACAAAAAACTTGGGACAAACAGTGTGAATCAAACGACAGAACTGTAAAGACTGCTCTGATTATACCCAATGCACTCCAGGAAAAAGGAGTGACAAGCATCAGGACTAATGGTGACCATTCAGTCAACGCCACTCATCCCAGTAAGCCATGCATAGAACCTGTCAGGTCTGCAAGAGAGGTATCAGAGAGACGGTCCTCTGATTCGAATACTCCTGCTCCTGTCAGAGCACCGAGAACACTGCAGCCGCAACACTGGACAACATTTTATAAACCACATACTCCCAGTAGCAGTGTAAGGGGGAGCGAAGAGAAGCCTGCTCAGTCCTGTGCAGCGGAGCCTTCTGGCACAGCTTGTGCTCCCCTGGCTGATGTGGTGAAATCAGTTTCAGGCTCAGAAAATCCATCAGCTTGTCCTGGACACTGTGTTAGTAAGTTCAAAGATAACTCCAGGGAACAGGGCCTGCCTGAGGCAAGTGCAACGTGTCAGAGACCAAGGCTAAAACGAATGCAACAGTTTGAAGACCTTGAAGATGACATCCCACAATTTGTATAG
- the LOC143650009 gene encoding rho GTPase-activating protein 29-like isoform X2 — MERREYFKELIPIRLDELLQVLKSIMNKHRNLNSVDLQNAAEMLAAKVKAVNFTEVNEENKNELFQEVFSSIETLAFTFGNILTNFLMGDVGSDSLLRLPVWGENKSFENISVESVDSSNEKGNFSPIELDNVLLNNSGCVELALSYAKTWSKYTKNIVLWVEKKLTLELESTRNIVKLAEATRANIGLQKFMPLQTLFTNALLSDIESSHLLQQTIAALQANKFVQPLLGRKNEMEKQRKEIKELWKQEQNKMLETETALKKAKLLCMQRQDEYEKAKSSMFRAEEEHLFSSGGIVKNLNKLEKKRRLEEEALQKVEEANELYKVCVTNVEERRNDLENTKREILTQLRKLVFQCDLTLKAVTVNLFQMQHLQAASHASNFQSLYDSAKLYDPGQEYTQFVKATNSTEEEKVDESLNKQLKNRTQTSGFGHSDSSEDVICLPGTSNKMEDDRCSNSADITGPFLIRSWTLGMFSDSESTGGSSESRSLDSESISPEDFHRKLPRTPSSGTMSSADDLDEREPPSPSEAVPSSLGAFKKTLMSKAALTHNFRKLRSPTKCRDCESIVVFHGAECEECLMVCHRKCLENLVIICGHQKLPGKIHLFGAEFAQVAKKEPDGVPFILKICASEIENRALRLQGIYRVCGNKVKTEKLCQALENGMHLVDISEFSSHDICDVLKLYLRQLPEPFILFRLYKEFIDLAKEIQRVNEDQETKSDGPEDKKWTIVCIEINRIILKSKDLLRQLPASNFNSLHYLIIHLKRVVDHAEENKMNSKNLGVIFGPSLLRPRQTTAPVSISSLVEYSNQARLVEFLITHSHKIFDGSLQPQDGVVCSTAGVVPQLDQGCLAKTLSSPEEKDSEQFVKTVVFSSKEDIHSADNESKIFEQAPSFEESQQKNNALEKCDDCLIGDRVPLLLDQKIEGVSASQKVEDVYKIPKPLTLKSDKEAGSVESHTRRTKVTIRPVSLPVERLLLASPLNEENGRNMENVSSYKFCKYPAVQGISRKDTSAIVYSKFNVYDTQTLQKTWDKQCESNDRTVKTALIIPNALQEKGVTSIRTNGDHSVNATHPSKPCIEPVRSAREVSERRSSDSNTPAPVRAPRTLQPQHWTTFYKPHTPSSSVRGSEEKPAQSCAAEPSGTACAPLADVVKSVSGSENPSACPGHCVSKFKDNSREQGLPEASATCQRPRLKRMQQFEDLEDDIPQFV, encoded by the exons TCTTTTGAAAACATTTCAGTGGAATCAGTGGACTCATCCAATGAAAAAG gaaattTTTCTCCCATAGAACTAGACAATGTGCTATTAAACAACTCTGGCTGTGTAGAATTGGCTTTGTCATATGCCAAAACCTGGTCAAAATATACCAAGAACATAGTTTTGTGGGTTGAGAAAAAGCTTACTTTGG AGTTGGAGTCCACTCGAAATATTGTAAAGTTGGCAGAGGCAACCAGAGCTAACATTGGACTACAG aaGTTTATGCCGCTGCAGACTCTATTTACCAACGCTCTTCTTAGTGATATAGAGAGCAGTCATCTTTTACAACAAACAATTGCTGCTCTCCAAGCCAACAAATTTGTGCAG CCTTTACTtgggaggaaaaatgaaatggaaaaacaaaggaaagaaataaaagaactttgGAAACAGGAGCAAAACAAGATG CTTGAAACAGAAACTGCTcttaaaaaggcaaaattgttATGTATGCAACGTCAAGATGAGTATGAAAAAGCAAAATCTTCCATGTTTCGTGCAGAAGAGGAGCATCTATTTTCAAGTGGAGGAATAGTAAAAAATCTTAACAAGCTAGAAAAAAAGCGAAGGCTGGAAGAGGAGGCCCTTCAAAAA GTAGAAGAAGCAAATGAACTCTACAAAGTATGTGtgacaaatgttgaagaaagACGAAATGATCTAGAAAATaccaaaagagaaattttaacacAACTCCGGAAACTTGTTTTCCAGTGTGATCTTACCCTTAAAGCT GTGACAGTTAACCTTTTCCAGATGCAGCACCTGCAGGCTGCCTCCCATGCAAGTAATTTCCAGTCTCTGTATGACAGCGCCAAACTGTATGACCCAGGCCAAGAATACACTCAATTTGTCAAGGCCACCAATTCAACCGAAGAAGAAAAAGTTGACGA GTCTTTAAATAAACAAttgaaaaacagaacccaaaCTTCTGGATTTGGACATTCAGACTCTTCAGAAGATGTTATATGCCTCCCTGGCACTTCAAATAAAATGGAAGATGACAGATGTTCTAACAGTGCAGATATAACAG GTCCTTTCTTGATAAGATCCTGGACATTAGGGATGTTTAGTGACTCTGAGAGCACTGGAGGGAGCAGTGAATCTAGATCTTTGGATTCAGAATCCATAAGTCCAG AGGACTTTCATCGAAAACTACCACGAACTCCATCTAGTGGAACCATGTCTTCTGCAGATGATCTAGATGAAAGAGAACCACCTTCTCCTTCAGAAGCTG TTCCCAGTTCCCTTGGAGCATTTAAGAAAACGTTGATGTCAAAGGCAGCTCTAACTCACAACTTTCGTAAATTGAGATCCCCCACGAAGTGCAGGGATTGTGAAAGCATTGTTGTATTCCATGGCGCTGAATGTGAAGAG TGTCTCATGGTATGTCACCGCAAGTGTTTGGAAAATTTAGTGATCATTTGTGGACACCAAAAGCTACCTGGGAAAATACACTTATTTGGAGCAGAATTCGCCCAAGTTGCAAAGAAGGAACCAGATGGTGTCCCTTTTATACTTAAAATCTGTGCCTCCGAGATTGAAAATAGAGCCTTGAGGCTACAG GGAATTTACCGTGTATGCGGTaataaagtaaaaactgaaaaactatgTCAAGCGTTGGAAAATGGAATGCACCTGGTagacatttcagaatttagttCACATGACATCTGTGACGTCTTGAAATTATACCTTCGACAG ctccCAGAGCCATTCATTTTATTCAGACTGTACAAGGAATTTATAGACCTTGCTAAAGAAATCCAACGTGTAAATGAAGACCAAGAGACAAAAAGCGATGGCCCTGAGGACAAAAAATGGACAATTGTGTGTATAGAAATCAAccgtattattttaaaaagcaaggacCTTCTCAGGCAATTGCCAGCATCAAATTTTAACAGCCTTCATTACCTCATCATACATCTTAAGCG GGTAGTAGATCATGCTGAAGAAAACAAGATGAACTCCAAAAACTTGGGGGTGATATTTGGACCAAGCCTCCTCAGACCAAGGCAAACCACTGCTCCTGTCAGCATCTCCTCCCTGGTGGAATATTCAAATCAAGCACGATTGGTGGAATTCCTCATTACCCACTCACATAAGATCTTCGATGGGTCCCTACAGCCACAGGATGGGGTGGTGTGTAGTACAGCTGGGGTTGTACCTCAGCTTGATCAAGGCTGTCTTGCAAAGACTCTTTCATCACCGGAAGAGAAAGACTCAGAACAGTTTGTGAAGACAGTGGTTTTTTCTTCAAAGGAA GATATCCATAGTGCGGATAATGAAAGCAAAATTTTTGAACAAGCCCCATCATTTGAGGAATCACAGCAGAAGAATAATGCATTGGAAAAATGTGATGATTGTCTCATTG GTGACAGAGTACCTTTGCTTCTAGATCAAAAAATAGAAGGTGTTTCAGCATCTCAAAAAGTAGAAGATGTTTATAAAATCCCGAAGCCGCTTACTCTGAAATCTGATAAGGAAGCAGGCAGTGTTGAGAGCCATACTCGAAGGACCAAGGTAACAATTAGACCTGTAAGTTTACCTGTAGAGAGGCTACTCCTTGCAAGCCCTCTTAATgaggaaaatggcagaaatatggaaaatgtaaGTTCATACAAGTTTTGCAAGTATCCTGCTGTCCAAGGAATTAGTAGGAAAGACACCTCAGCTATTGTTTATTCAAAATTTAATGTCTATGACACACAAACTCTACAAAAAACTTGGGACAAACAGTGTGAATCAAACGACAGAACTGTAAAGACTGCTCTGATTATACCCAATGCACTCCAGGAAAAAGGAGTGACAAGCATCAGGACTAATGGTGACCATTCAGTCAACGCCACTCATCCCAGTAAGCCATGCATAGAACCTGTCAGGTCTGCAAGAGAGGTATCAGAGAGACGGTCCTCTGATTCGAATACTCCTGCTCCTGTCAGAGCACCGAGAACACTGCAGCCGCAACACTGGACAACATTTTATAAACCACATACTCCCAGTAGCAGTGTAAGGGGGAGCGAAGAGAAGCCTGCTCAGTCCTGTGCAGCGGAGCCTTCTGGCACAGCTTGTGCTCCCCTGGCTGATGTGGTGAAATCAGTTTCAGGCTCAGAAAATCCATCAGCTTGTCCTGGACACTGTGTTAGTAAGTTCAAAGATAACTCCAGGGAACAGGGCCTGCCTGAGGCAAGTGCAACGTGTCAGAGACCAAGGCTAAAACGAATGCAACAGTTTGAAGACCTTGAAGATGACATCCCACAATTTGTATAG